Sequence from the Longibacter salinarum genome:
TCGGTACCGCGTACCACGCAAGTTCGTGGGTGGAGCGGACTGCCTACGAGAATGCGGACGGCATCATCGCGGTATCTGGAGCGATGAACGAGGACGTCCGCTCGCTCTACGACGTGTCCGAGGATAGCGTCCGAACCATTTACAATGGCATCGATGTCGGTCAGTACAGCCCGACGCCAGACGAAGAGGTCTTGAAGCAGTATGACATCGACCCAGATCAGCCGTACGTTCTGTTCGTGGGCCGGATTACGCGGCAGAAAGGCATCCTGCACCTCGTGCGTGCCATCCATCACATGGACTCCGGCGTACAAGTGGTTCTCTGTGCGGGTGCTCCCGATACCGAAGACATCGGCAAGGAGATGGAGGCCCTCGTGGATGAAGTGAAGGCAGAAACGGACAATCGCATCGTCTGGCTGGCCGAAATGTTGCCACGAGCCGATGTGATCACCCTGTACACGCACGCTGCGGTCTTCGTCTGCCCGTCGGTCTACGAGCCCTTCGGAATCATCAACCTCGAGGCGATGGCCTGCCACACGCCTGTTGTCGCTTCGGCCGTTGGCGGTATCCCCGAGATTATCGTCGATGACGAGACCGGAATCCTCGTCCCGTTCGAGACGGAGGGCGGCGACAGTCACGAACCGCGTGATCCCACGCAGTTCGCCCGGGACCTCGCCGACGGTGTGAACCGTCTGATGAAAGATCCGG
This genomic interval carries:
- the glgA gene encoding glycogen synthase; protein product: MKIVILTNEYPPNVYGGAGVHVEYLTRELAKLDGREHEIEVLCFGDQDVEDQNLKVRGVKPDFELPHQDDRHAKFLDTMARDLIMAGSIADADIVHGHTWYSHLAGCLAKQLTGAKLVLTTHSLEPHRPWKVEQLGTAYHASSWVERTAYENADGIIAVSGAMNEDVRSLYDVSEDSVRTIYNGIDVGQYSPTPDEEVLKQYDIDPDQPYVLFVGRITRQKGILHLVRAIHHMDSGVQVVLCAGAPDTEDIGKEMEALVDEVKAETDNRIVWLAEMLPRADVITLYTHAAVFVCPSVYEPFGIINLEAMACHTPVVASAVGGIPEIIVDDETGILVPFETEGGDSHEPRDPTQFARDLADGVNRLMKDPDRRTAMADAARTRVEEVFSWQAIAQQTLSFYKDLASSDDT